The following coding sequences are from one Shewanella putrefaciens window:
- the mnmE gene encoding tRNA uridine-5-carboxymethylaminomethyl(34) synthesis GTPase MnmE encodes MTTDTIVAQATAPGRGGVGIIRISGDKATDVAMAVLGHLPKTRYADYCDFKNATGQVIDQGIALFFKGPNSFTGEDVLELQGHGGQIVLDMLIKRVLEVEGIRIAKPGEFSEQAFMNDKLDLTQAEAIADLIDATSEQAAKSALQSLQGEFSKEVHELVDQVTNLRLYVEAAIDFPDEEVDFLSDGKIANALYKIIDKLSTVQASAKQGSIIREGMKVVIAGRPNAGKSSLLNALAGKESAIVTEIAGTTRDVLREHIHLDGMPLHIIDTAGLRDTTDTVEQIGIERAWNEINSADRVLFMVDGTTTDAVDPHDIWPDFINRLPANLGVTVIRNKADLTGENLDMTEEKGYSVYRISAKTGLGVDELKLHLKSLMGYQSNLEGGFIARRRHLEALDVAASHLQLGKEQLEVYLAGELLAEELRMAQIALSEITGRFTSDDLLGKIFSSFCIGK; translated from the coding sequence GTGACAACTGACACTATCGTGGCTCAAGCCACCGCACCCGGACGTGGCGGCGTTGGCATCATTCGAATTTCAGGTGACAAGGCAACTGATGTTGCCATGGCAGTTTTAGGTCATTTACCTAAAACCCGATATGCCGATTATTGTGATTTTAAAAATGCAACAGGCCAAGTAATAGACCAAGGCATAGCGCTATTTTTTAAGGGGCCAAACTCCTTTACCGGTGAAGACGTATTGGAATTGCAAGGCCACGGCGGCCAAATAGTCCTCGACATGCTGATCAAACGCGTATTGGAAGTTGAAGGTATTCGTATCGCCAAACCCGGTGAATTTAGCGAACAAGCTTTTATGAATGATAAGCTCGACTTAACCCAAGCCGAGGCTATTGCCGATCTTATCGATGCCACCAGCGAGCAGGCCGCCAAAAGCGCACTACAATCGCTGCAGGGTGAGTTTTCTAAGGAAGTCCATGAGCTGGTGGATCAAGTCACGAACCTACGTTTATACGTTGAAGCCGCAATTGATTTCCCCGATGAAGAAGTCGACTTTTTAAGTGATGGCAAAATTGCCAATGCACTCTATAAAATCATCGACAAACTCAGCACCGTACAAGCTAGTGCTAAACAAGGTTCTATCATTCGTGAAGGCATGAAAGTGGTGATTGCCGGCCGCCCTAATGCCGGAAAATCCAGTTTATTAAATGCGTTAGCAGGTAAAGAATCGGCGATTGTCACCGAAATAGCCGGTACTACTCGCGATGTACTACGTGAACATATCCATTTAGATGGTATGCCATTGCATATTATCGATACAGCAGGCCTGCGTGATACCACTGATACCGTTGAACAAATTGGTATCGAGCGCGCTTGGAATGAAATCAACAGCGCCGATCGCGTGTTATTTATGGTCGATGGCACCACCACGGATGCTGTCGATCCCCATGATATTTGGCCAGATTTTATCAATCGACTGCCCGCTAATTTAGGGGTAACCGTAATCCGCAATAAAGCCGATCTTACCGGTGAAAACCTCGATATGACGGAAGAAAAAGGTTATAGCGTTTACCGGATCTCAGCCAAAACAGGGCTCGGTGTTGATGAGTTAAAACTGCACTTAAAGTCACTTATGGGCTACCAAAGTAACTTAGAAGGTGGATTTATCGCACGCCGCCGTCATCTTGAGGCCTTAGATGTAGCCGCAAGCCACCTTCAATTAGGTAAAGAGCAATTAGAGGTTTACCTCGCAGGA